A window from Nitrospiraceae bacterium encodes these proteins:
- the nuoH gene encoding NADH-quinone oxidoreductase subunit NuoH, translated as MTELSLRLAISLAQIAAVMGIVMLTVMILTLAERKVLGWMQDRMGPMEVGPYGILQPIADGLKLFFKEDIIPAGANKFMFSLAPILAMVPALIGFAVIPFGPTLSFEVGGIKVQPFVISDINIGILYILAFTSIGAYGIILGGWASNSKYSLLGGLRSAAQVISYELNVGLAIVGVLILAGSLSLVRIAEAQAGGFWHWYLFALPMPQVVAFVVYVISSVAETNRVPFDLPEAESELVAGFFTEYSGMRFAFFFIAEYANMVLVSCVAAALFLGGWNAPYPGTILGHLGISGIAWIENVAWFTVKVYFFLFLFFWLRATLPRLRYDQLMRFGWKVMLPIALGNIIVTSIAAYFFPK; from the coding sequence GTGACTGAACTTAGCTTGCGCCTCGCCATTTCCCTCGCTCAAATCGCCGCTGTGATGGGCATCGTCATGTTGACCGTGATGATCCTGACGCTCGCCGAGCGCAAAGTTCTCGGCTGGATGCAGGACCGCATGGGACCCATGGAAGTGGGCCCCTACGGCATCCTCCAACCGATCGCAGACGGCCTCAAGCTCTTCTTCAAGGAAGACATCATTCCCGCCGGCGCGAACAAGTTCATGTTCAGTTTGGCGCCGATTTTGGCTATGGTGCCGGCGCTGATTGGTTTCGCCGTCATTCCTTTCGGTCCGACTCTCTCATTTGAAGTCGGCGGCATCAAGGTTCAACCTTTCGTCATCAGCGACATCAACATCGGCATCCTGTACATCCTGGCCTTCACCTCAATCGGCGCCTACGGCATCATCCTGGGCGGGTGGGCCTCCAACAGCAAGTACTCGCTGTTGGGGGGGTTGCGGTCTGCCGCCCAGGTCATCAGCTACGAATTGAATGTCGGACTGGCCATCGTCGGCGTGCTGATTCTGGCCGGCTCGCTGAGTCTGGTGAGGATCGCTGAGGCCCAGGCGGGCGGGTTCTGGCACTGGTATCTCTTCGCCCTTCCGATGCCCCAGGTCGTGGCCTTCGTGGTCTATGTGATCTCTTCCGTTGCCGAAACCAATCGCGTACCGTTCGACTTGCCCGAGGCGGAGAGTGAACTCGTCGCTGGTTTCTTCACCGAGTACAGCGGCATGCGCTTCGCGTTTTTCTTCATCGCGGAATACGCCAACATGGTGCTCGTCTCATGCGTCGCCGCGGCGCTCTTCCTCGGAGGCTGGAATGCTCCCTATCCCGGCACGATCCTGGGCCATCTGGGGATCAGCGGCATCGCGTGGATCGAGAATGTCGCTTGGTTTACCGTGAAAGTTTACTTTTTCCTGTTCCTGTTCTTTTGGCTGCGGGCCACCTTGCCGCGGTTGCGGTACGACCAATTGATGCGGTTCGGATGGAAGGTCATGTTGCCGATCGCGCTCGGCAACATTATCGTGACGTCGATCGCTGCGTATTTCTTTCCGAAGTAA
- the nuoI gene encoding NADH-quinone oxidoreductase subunit NuoI: MQRFTDWLKTITFYEILVGMKATLSHLLQYKPITIQYPHEKRNLPDNYRGMLALLRYDDGTEKCVGCDLCEAACPSRVIRVVSAEVPGEPTKRYSKEYYMDMTRCLFCGMCVDACPVDALGMTREFEWAVYDKRQLLLNKAQLLAIGDRSFPIREKRLELQHPNVAFFNIPFKHVPQKPV; encoded by the coding sequence ATGCAACGATTCACCGACTGGCTCAAGACCATCACGTTCTACGAAATTCTCGTCGGCATGAAGGCCACGCTTTCGCATCTCCTGCAGTACAAACCCATCACGATCCAGTACCCGCACGAGAAACGGAACTTGCCGGACAACTATCGCGGCATGCTGGCGCTCCTTCGCTATGACGATGGCACTGAGAAGTGTGTGGGGTGCGACTTGTGCGAGGCGGCCTGCCCCTCCCGTGTGATCCGCGTCGTCAGTGCAGAGGTGCCCGGCGAACCGACGAAACGGTACTCAAAAGAATATTACATGGACATGACCCGCTGCCTGTTCTGTGGCATGTGCGTCGACGCCTGTCCAGTGGATGCGCTCGGCATGACTCGCGAATTCGAATGGGCCGTGTACGACAAGCGCCAGCTTCTGCTGAACAAAGCTCAATTGCTCGCCATCGGCGATCGATCATTCCCGATTCGGGAAAAGCGGTTGGAGCTGCAGCATCCGAACGTGGCGTTCTTCAACATCCCGTTCAAACACGTGCCGCAAAAGCCGGTCTGA
- a CDS encoding NADH-quinone oxidoreductase subunit J has protein sequence MELAFFFYFALVITVTSTLVVAFRNPIYSALSLLIMFFHVAGLYVTLHAEFLAAVQIIVYAGAILVLYLFVVMLLNMKQDDPYHRQWPVAGLIGGLLLIEALVLTTARYRVPAVTTSEVESVVEQSGNTEAIAEVLYSTYLFPFEVASLILLVAMIGAILLAKRDLQEAPRS, from the coding sequence ATGGAACTGGCCTTCTTCTTTTATTTCGCCCTCGTGATCACCGTCACGTCGACCCTTGTGGTCGCGTTCCGGAATCCCATCTATAGCGCGCTTTCCCTGCTTATCATGTTCTTTCACGTCGCGGGGCTGTACGTCACGCTCCATGCGGAGTTCCTGGCAGCCGTGCAGATCATCGTGTATGCAGGCGCCATTCTCGTGTTGTATCTCTTCGTCGTCATGCTGCTGAATATGAAGCAAGACGACCCGTATCATCGACAGTGGCCCGTTGCGGGACTGATCGGGGGACTGCTCCTGATCGAAGCCCTCGTCTTGACCACTGCACGGTACCGCGTACCGGCCGTGACAACGTCGGAAGTGGAGTCGGTGGTTGAACAGAGCGGCAACACCGAAGCGATCGCCGAGGTGCTGTACTCGACGTATCTGTTCCCCTTCGAGGTCGCGTCGTTGATCCTGCTCGTGGCCATGATCGGCGCCATCCTCCTGGCCAAACGCGACCTCCAGGAGGCGCCAAGGTCATGA
- the nuoK gene encoding NADH-quinone oxidoreductase subunit NuoK, with translation MTVPMSYYLTLSAIVFLTGLVGVLIRRNIIIILLSVELMLNATNINFVAFSQYFHNVAGQVFVFFALTVAAAEVAVGLAIIIALHRAKSTINVDEFSLLKW, from the coding sequence ATGACGGTTCCGATGTCCTACTATCTCACGCTCAGCGCGATCGTGTTTCTGACCGGCCTCGTCGGCGTGCTGATCCGCCGGAACATCATCATTATTTTACTTTCGGTGGAATTGATGTTGAACGCGACGAACATCAACTTCGTCGCCTTTTCGCAGTACTTTCACAACGTCGCAGGACAGGTCTTCGTGTTTTTTGCTCTGACGGTGGCGGCGGCGGAAGTGGCCGTGGGTCTGGCCATCATCATCGCGCTCCATCGGGCAAAATCCACGATCAATGTAGACGAGTTTAGTCTCCTCAAGTGGTGA
- the nuoL gene encoding NADH-quinone oxidoreductase subunit L, with amino-acid sequence MIYALIPLLPFAAFLILGLAGWRIKDRAHLVAVPAVALSWVLSIVAFIDVVLGSVISVPLYTWLTSGPLDIHIGLSVDRLTAVMLLLVTTVSGLVHIYTIGYMHGEPGYARFFSYIALFTFSMLMLVLADNLLQLFIFWEAVGLCSYLLIGHWYERPSACSAATKAFIVNRIGDFGFLLGLFLAWASFGSLTYLDIFAQAHQSANETLNLLAPLGGHWEVSVVTLVCLLLFTGAVGKSAQVPLHVWLPDAMEGPTPISALIHAATMVTAGVFMVARLAPLYNLSPTAMSVVAIVGGLTMVLGATIAVTQTDIKRVVAYSTVSQLGYMMMACGLGAYAAGIYHLLTHGAFKALLFLGCGSVIIALHHEQDMRHMGGLKENLPVTYWTFVVGSLALAGFPLTAGFFSKDDLLVSTWSAGPLGQILTIFGLLTAMLTAFYSFRLVFVTFWGPSHVDPHHAGHVQEPSKTMTVPLIILAVLSVITGYLGIPGFLEPVFATGSDTGSDHSGGTAGIMMTATLMGLLGIAGAYYLYVIRPGLPDQLIRTWQALYQGSLHKWYVDEAYDRTVVRPTFAMADELWTKIDVRIIDGAVNGVARAIAWGGWLLRLVQSGQTQHYALGMALGAVVFLTVLLIF; translated from the coding sequence ATGATCTACGCCCTGATCCCTCTCCTCCCATTCGCCGCCTTTCTGATCCTCGGATTAGCCGGGTGGCGGATCAAGGATCGCGCACATCTGGTGGCCGTCCCCGCCGTCGCTTTGTCTTGGGTACTGTCGATCGTCGCGTTCATCGACGTCGTCTTGGGATCGGTCATCTCTGTTCCCCTGTACACGTGGCTCACGTCCGGTCCGCTCGATATTCACATCGGCTTGTCGGTCGATCGGTTGACGGCCGTGATGTTACTCCTGGTGACGACGGTGAGCGGTCTCGTCCACATCTATACGATCGGTTACATGCATGGGGAACCGGGCTATGCGAGGTTTTTCAGTTATATCGCCCTCTTCACCTTCTCCATGCTCATGCTCGTACTGGCCGACAACCTGCTTCAGCTGTTCATCTTCTGGGAAGCGGTCGGGCTCTGTTCGTACCTCCTGATCGGCCATTGGTACGAACGACCGTCGGCCTGTTCCGCGGCAACAAAAGCCTTTATCGTGAACCGGATCGGCGATTTCGGATTTCTCCTTGGTCTCTTCCTGGCCTGGGCGTCGTTCGGTTCACTCACCTATCTCGACATTTTCGCCCAGGCCCATCAATCCGCGAACGAAACGCTGAACCTGCTTGCCCCGCTGGGCGGTCACTGGGAGGTTTCGGTCGTCACATTGGTGTGCCTCTTGTTGTTCACGGGAGCCGTCGGCAAATCGGCGCAGGTACCGTTACACGTCTGGCTGCCTGATGCCATGGAAGGCCCCACTCCGATCTCCGCTCTCATCCATGCCGCGACGATGGTCACGGCCGGTGTCTTTATGGTGGCCCGGCTGGCTCCCTTGTACAACCTCTCCCCGACCGCTATGTCGGTCGTCGCAATCGTCGGTGGCCTGACCATGGTCTTGGGCGCGACCATCGCTGTTACGCAGACCGACATTAAACGGGTGGTCGCCTACTCCACTGTGAGCCAACTCGGTTACATGATGATGGCTTGCGGTCTGGGTGCCTATGCGGCCGGAATCTATCATCTCCTGACCCACGGAGCTTTCAAAGCTCTGCTGTTCTTAGGCTGCGGCTCCGTGATCATCGCGCTCCATCATGAGCAAGATATGCGGCATATGGGAGGACTCAAGGAGAATCTTCCCGTGACCTACTGGACCTTCGTCGTCGGCTCCCTCGCGCTGGCTGGATTCCCACTGACTGCCGGATTTTTCAGCAAGGACGATCTTCTCGTATCGACGTGGTCGGCCGGTCCGCTCGGTCAGATTCTGACCATCTTCGGACTGCTGACCGCGATGCTGACTGCGTTCTACAGTTTTCGACTCGTCTTCGTCACGTTTTGGGGACCGTCGCACGTCGATCCTCACCATGCCGGTCACGTGCAGGAACCCTCGAAGACCATGACGGTCCCGCTCATCATTCTTGCCGTGCTCAGCGTCATCACCGGCTACCTTGGCATTCCAGGGTTTCTCGAACCGGTCTTTGCAACCGGTTCGGACACAGGTTCTGATCACAGCGGGGGGACCGCGGGTATCATGATGACTGCTACGCTCATGGGCCTCCTGGGGATCGCCGGAGCGTACTACCTGTATGTGATCAGGCCGGGGCTCCCGGATCAATTGATTCGAACGTGGCAGGCTCTGTACCAAGGGTCGCTCCACAAGTGGTATGTCGACGAAGCCTATGACCGGACGGTCGTACGCCCCACGTTTGCTATGGCGGACGAACTCTGGACAAAGATCGATGTCAGGATTAT